The Thiogranum longum genome includes a region encoding these proteins:
- a CDS encoding SulP family inorganic anion transporter: MLFNFECTERGCPKNDILSGLTVALALVPEAVAFAFVAGVAPLVGLYAAFMVGLITAVIGGRPGMISGATGALAVVMVSLVARHGVEYLFAAVVLMGVIQISVGLLRLGKFIRIVPHPVMLGFVNGLAIVIFLAQLNNFKIEDQAGNLQWMQGPALWIMLGLVALTMLIIKYLPKLTTAVPSSLAAIVTVSLLVIFVGLDSRTVGDLASIAGSLPEFHLPMVPFNLETLRIILPYSVILAAIGLIESLLTMSLIDELTETRGQGNRECIGQGVANSVTGLFGGMGGCAMIGQSIININSGGRGRLSGISAALFLLLFILFASGLIEKIPLAALTGVMFMVVISTFEWSSLRIIRKIPASDAFVLVLVSAVTVISDLAIAVVVGVIVSALVFAWEHAKHIRVDSHIDENGSKVYELHGQLFFASVKNFQDFFNIREDPDDVIIDFQHSRVMDHSAIDAIDSLAERYLNAGKTLHLRHLSPECVKVLHKAGDLVEVNVMEDPRYHIAVDELA, translated from the coding sequence ATGCTTTTTAACTTCGAATGCACCGAAAGGGGCTGCCCCAAGAACGATATCCTGTCCGGCCTGACCGTCGCCCTGGCGCTGGTGCCCGAGGCGGTGGCATTTGCTTTTGTGGCCGGTGTCGCACCACTGGTCGGACTGTATGCGGCTTTCATGGTCGGACTGATTACCGCAGTGATTGGTGGCCGACCAGGGATGATCTCCGGTGCAACCGGTGCACTCGCCGTAGTCATGGTCAGCCTGGTGGCCCGGCATGGTGTCGAATACCTGTTCGCTGCTGTCGTGCTGATGGGCGTTATACAGATCAGCGTCGGTCTGTTAAGGCTCGGCAAGTTTATTCGTATCGTGCCGCACCCGGTCATGCTGGGTTTCGTCAACGGCCTTGCGATTGTCATTTTTCTTGCCCAGCTGAACAACTTCAAAATCGAGGATCAGGCCGGCAACCTTCAGTGGATGCAGGGTCCAGCACTGTGGATCATGCTGGGCCTGGTTGCGCTGACCATGCTCATCATCAAGTACCTGCCGAAACTGACCACGGCTGTACCTTCATCGCTGGCAGCCATTGTGACCGTTTCCCTGCTGGTAATCTTCGTCGGCCTGGATAGCCGCACCGTGGGTGACCTGGCGTCGATTGCCGGTAGCCTGCCGGAGTTTCACCTCCCGATGGTGCCGTTCAACCTGGAAACACTGAGAATTATTCTGCCCTACTCGGTTATTCTTGCTGCCATCGGCCTGATCGAATCCCTGCTGACCATGAGCCTGATCGACGAACTCACCGAAACCCGCGGCCAGGGCAACCGTGAGTGCATCGGCCAGGGCGTAGCCAACAGTGTCACGGGGCTGTTTGGTGGTATGGGCGGTTGCGCCATGATCGGCCAGAGCATTATCAATATTAATTCCGGGGGACGTGGCCGGCTGTCCGGCATCAGCGCCGCACTGTTCCTGTTGCTGTTTATCCTGTTTGCCTCGGGCCTGATCGAAAAAATCCCGCTTGCGGCCCTGACCGGTGTGATGTTCATGGTCGTTATCAGCACCTTTGAATGGTCAAGCCTGCGTATTATCCGCAAAATCCCGGCCAGTGATGCGTTTGTGCTGGTACTGGTATCCGCCGTCACCGTTATATCGGACCTGGCGATCGCTGTGGTTGTTGGCGTGATTGTGTCCGCGCTGGTGTTTGCCTGGGAACATGCCAAACACATACGCGTCGATAGCCATATTGACGAAAACGGCTCGAAAGTCTACGAACTGCATGGCCAGCTGTTTTTTGCCTCGGTCAAGAATTTCCAGGACTTTTTCAATATCAGGGAAGACCCTGATGACGTTATTATCGACTTCCAGCATTCGCGCGTCATGGATCACTCGGCAATCGATGCCATCGACTCGCTGGCCGAACGCTACCTGAATGCCGGAAAAACCCTTCACCTGCGCCACCTTAGCCCGGAATGTGTCAAGGTCCTGCACAAAGCCGGCGACCTGGTAGAAGTAAACGTTATGGAAGATCCGCGCTATCATATAGCGGTAGACGAACTCGCCTGA
- a CDS encoding DEAD/DEAH box helicase, with the protein MSDSKHATSFSELDLAPALLKAIEDVGYEQPSPIQAESIPVLLEGKDLLGQAQTGTGKTAAFALPLLSRLDLKRREPQLLVLAPTRELAIQVAEAFQTYARHMKDFHVLPIYGGQSYEIQLRQLRRGVHVVVGTPGRVMDHMRSGKLKLNSLQALVLDEADEMLRMGFIDDVKWVLEQTPDTRQIALFSATMPKEIRKVAEQHLNKPTIIKVAQKTATAETIRQRYWPVSGLHKLDALTRILEVENFDAMLVFVRTKTATAELAEKLEARGHACAALNGDIAQNMRERIVERLKKGQLDILVATDVVARGLDVKRISHVINYDIPTDVEAYIHRIGRTGRAGKTGDAILFVSQREKRLLRSIEKTTRQPIEPMQMPTAKDINQQRMLRFKQRVRESLADDKNELYYQLLTEVQEEEGAEPLEIAAALAGLLQGDEPLLLSEKALRPVREERGERGRSRDEKRAQKRNKSAGSGKALTLKGHPEVEMLRFRIEVGYQHDVKPGNIVGAIANEADLDSEYIGHIEIFEDHSTVDLPADMPKETFFALKKTRVCQHRMNISVAGEAKPEGKRKPLSFKSKKQSKTRARKCAGTNTKPGKKVSRKKQAGKR; encoded by the coding sequence ATGTCAGATTCAAAACACGCCACCAGTTTTTCCGAACTGGATCTTGCCCCCGCACTGCTCAAGGCCATTGAAGATGTGGGTTATGAGCAGCCCTCACCCATCCAGGCGGAAAGCATTCCGGTCCTCCTGGAAGGCAAGGACCTGCTCGGCCAGGCACAGACAGGTACGGGCAAAACCGCCGCCTTTGCACTGCCGCTACTGTCACGCCTGGACCTGAAGCGCCGTGAGCCACAGCTACTGGTTCTGGCGCCGACCCGCGAACTGGCCATACAGGTGGCGGAAGCTTTCCAGACCTACGCGCGCCACATGAAAGATTTCCACGTACTGCCGATCTACGGCGGCCAGTCGTATGAAATACAACTGCGTCAGCTACGCCGTGGCGTACACGTGGTCGTCGGCACCCCGGGGCGCGTGATGGACCACATGCGTAGCGGCAAGCTGAAACTCAACAGCCTGCAGGCCCTGGTGCTCGATGAAGCCGATGAAATGCTGCGCATGGGCTTTATCGATGATGTGAAATGGGTGCTGGAACAAACCCCGGACACCCGCCAGATCGCACTCTTCTCCGCCACCATGCCGAAGGAAATCCGCAAGGTTGCCGAACAGCACCTGAACAAGCCGACCATTATCAAGGTGGCACAGAAAACCGCAACGGCAGAAACCATCCGGCAGCGTTACTGGCCGGTCAGCGGCCTGCACAAGCTCGATGCGCTGACCCGTATACTGGAAGTCGAGAACTTCGACGCCATGCTGGTGTTCGTACGCACCAAGACCGCGACTGCAGAACTGGCTGAAAAGCTGGAAGCGCGTGGCCACGCCTGTGCCGCACTGAACGGTGATATCGCACAGAACATGCGTGAACGCATTGTCGAGCGCCTGAAGAAAGGCCAGCTCGATATTCTGGTTGCCACTGACGTGGTCGCACGTGGCCTTGACGTCAAGCGCATCAGCCATGTCATTAACTACGATATTCCTACCGATGTGGAAGCCTACATTCACCGCATCGGCCGAACCGGTCGTGCCGGCAAGACCGGCGATGCGATCCTGTTTGTATCGCAGCGCGAGAAACGCTTGCTGCGCTCCATCGAAAAGACCACGCGGCAGCCCATCGAACCGATGCAGATGCCAACGGCAAAAGACATCAACCAGCAGCGCATGCTGCGTTTCAAACAACGCGTTCGTGAAAGCCTTGCCGACGACAAAAACGAGCTTTACTACCAGCTGCTGACCGAGGTCCAGGAAGAAGAAGGCGCCGAGCCACTGGAAATTGCAGCCGCACTGGCCGGACTGCTGCAGGGCGATGAACCCTTGCTGCTTTCGGAAAAAGCACTCCGCCCCGTACGCGAAGAACGTGGGGAGCGCGGCAGATCGAGAGACGAGAAGCGTGCCCAGAAGCGAAACAAAAGTGCCGGCTCAGGCAAAGCGCTGACTTTAAAAGGCCATCCTGAAGTCGAGATGCTGCGCTTCCGCATCGAAGTAGGTTATCAGCACGACGTAAAACCGGGTAACATCGTCGGCGCCATCGCCAACGAAGCTGACCTGGACAGCGAGTACATTGGTCATATCGAAATCTTCGAAGATCATTCAACCGTTGACCTGCCAGCCGACATGCCGAAAGAGACCTTCTTTGCACTGAAGAAGACACGTGTCTGCCAGCATCGCATGAATATCAGCGTGGCCGGAGAAGCAAAACCCGAAGGAAAGCGTAAACCGCTGTCCTTCAAGTCAAAGAAACAATCAAAGACCAGGGCCAGGAAGTGCGCAGGAACAAATACAAAACCGGGGAAAAAAGTCTCCAGGAAAAAGCAGGCCGGGAAACGCTGA
- a CDS encoding DsrE family protein — protein sequence MRYTKILFIVCLSLSASLVMAAQQFPWGHAKVTPTEYEPMKVVYDVTTGDVDELLHVLDRVSYLSNTTGADPFEQSIVIVLHGLSPRFFAINNYEKYKDLQTRAQSLTVGDVIQIKMCKLAAEGQGLKPKDIQGFVELVPMGDAEIVRLQFSEGHAYMQ from the coding sequence ATGCGCTATACGAAAATCCTGTTTATAGTTTGTTTAAGTCTTTCTGCATCCCTGGTTATGGCCGCGCAGCAGTTCCCCTGGGGGCATGCGAAGGTGACTCCCACCGAGTATGAGCCGATGAAGGTTGTTTACGATGTTACAACGGGCGATGTCGATGAACTGCTGCATGTGCTGGATCGTGTGAGTTACCTGAGTAATACTACTGGCGCAGATCCATTTGAACAATCGATCGTTATTGTGTTGCACGGACTTTCACCCCGGTTTTTCGCTATAAATAATTATGAGAAATATAAAGACCTGCAAACCCGGGCACAAAGTCTGACAGTGGGTGATGTCATACAGATCAAGATGTGCAAGCTTGCTGCCGAAGGGCAGGGGCTAAAGCCGAAAGATATACAGGGGTTTGTTGAGCTGGTGCCAATGGGTGATGCGGAGATTGTGCGCCTTCAGTTTTCAGAAGGGCACGCCTATATGCAGTAG
- a CDS encoding dihydrolipoyl dehydrogenase family protein encodes MKARDLVILGGGAGGLVVASVAAQLGLKVTLIEKADKLGGDCLHYGCVPSKTLIHAARVASLMRRGPEFGLPACEADVDLGKVADHVQSVIERIQVHDDPERFRSYGCEVLFGMAAFINPRKVQVNDQVIRGRRFVIATGSQPFVPPIEGLQDAGYLTNEDLFALRDLPRRLVVLGGGPVGLEMAQAFARLGSQVTVVERLPHLLPQEDPEVADALRTQLESEGMVIHVATTVERVSRDGYTTLVGCSEGLTLETDALLVAVGRRPVVEGLGLDMAGVVHTEKGIPVDRRQRTSQKHIYACGDVCGPYPLTHMAEYQAGIVIGNAIFRVPKKTDYRVVPWVTYTDPELARVGMTEQQARDTGIEPEVLRFPFQDIDRAITDRETAGLAKLVVHKKKILGASILGPHAGELIHEIALAMKTGANIGDISATIHAYPTLAQVHRRTVNTFYGKKLFSPGTRRLVKWINRLVP; translated from the coding sequence ATGAAAGCACGTGATCTGGTTATTCTTGGCGGCGGCGCCGGCGGGCTTGTGGTTGCCAGCGTAGCGGCGCAGCTCGGGCTGAAAGTCACACTGATTGAAAAAGCCGACAAGCTGGGTGGCGACTGCCTGCACTACGGCTGTGTGCCCAGCAAGACACTTATCCATGCCGCCCGGGTTGCATCGCTGATGCGTCGCGGTCCCGAATTCGGCTTGCCGGCCTGCGAAGCGGATGTGGACCTTGGTAAGGTGGCCGATCATGTGCAGTCTGTAATCGAGCGCATCCAGGTACACGATGACCCGGAACGTTTCAGAAGTTACGGTTGCGAAGTGCTGTTTGGCATGGCCGCGTTCATTAATCCCCGCAAGGTACAGGTCAATGACCAGGTGATCCGGGGCAGGCGGTTTGTAATTGCAACCGGATCACAACCCTTTGTGCCACCGATTGAGGGCCTGCAAGATGCGGGCTACCTGACCAACGAAGACCTGTTCGCTTTACGCGATCTGCCCCGGCGACTGGTCGTGCTGGGTGGTGGTCCGGTTGGCCTGGAGATGGCGCAGGCTTTTGCGCGTCTTGGTAGTCAGGTTACTGTTGTTGAACGTTTGCCACATCTCCTGCCACAGGAAGACCCGGAAGTGGCGGATGCCTTGCGGACACAGCTTGAGTCGGAAGGGATGGTTATACACGTGGCTACGACAGTCGAACGTGTTTCCCGGGACGGATATACAACGCTTGTTGGATGCAGTGAAGGGCTGACACTGGAAACCGATGCATTACTGGTCGCGGTCGGGCGTCGTCCCGTGGTCGAGGGTCTGGGTCTGGACATGGCAGGTGTCGTACATACAGAAAAGGGTATTCCGGTGGACCGGCGACAACGGACTTCACAGAAACATATCTATGCCTGCGGTGATGTGTGCGGGCCATACCCGCTGACACACATGGCAGAATACCAGGCCGGTATCGTAATCGGCAACGCGATCTTCCGGGTACCGAAGAAAACCGATTACCGGGTGGTTCCCTGGGTAACCTATACTGATCCTGAGCTGGCGCGGGTGGGCATGACAGAACAGCAGGCGCGCGACACGGGTATCGAACCCGAAGTACTGCGCTTCCCTTTCCAGGACATCGATCGTGCGATTACCGACAGGGAAACCGCCGGCCTTGCCAAGCTGGTTGTACACAAGAAAAAAATACTCGGTGCATCCATACTCGGCCCGCATGCCGGGGAGCTGATTCATGAAATCGCGCTGGCCATGAAGACCGGCGCCAATATCGGAGACATTTCGGCCACCATCCATGCCTACCCGACACTGGCGCAGGTCCACCGGCGCACAGTCAATACATTCTATGGAAAGAAACTGTTCAGCCCGGGTACCCGGCGACTGGTTAAGTGGATTAACCGCCTGGTGCCCTGA
- a CDS encoding ArsR/SmtB family transcription factor has translation MSSHNFKHDLFVQFARVGKALSNANRLELLEYIAQGERSVDELAKVSGLTVANTSQHLQQLRQAGLVRCRKEGLKVFYTLSGDDVIGLLDALRGVAERHVADVEKLVNTYLTVKDELEPLPRQELLERVRDGLVTVLDVRPPEEYAAGHVAGAINVPLSELEDHLMALNPDQEIVAYCRGPHCVLAYDAVARLRERGLKARRLEDGYPEWKTAGLPVKTGSS, from the coding sequence ATGTCAAGCCACAACTTCAAACATGATTTATTTGTCCAGTTCGCCCGGGTCGGCAAGGCTTTGAGCAATGCCAACCGACTGGAATTGCTGGAATATATTGCCCAAGGCGAGCGTAGCGTGGATGAACTGGCCAAAGTGTCGGGCCTGACCGTCGCCAACACCTCGCAGCACCTCCAGCAGCTACGCCAGGCGGGTCTGGTGCGCTGCCGCAAGGAAGGGCTGAAGGTGTTCTATACCCTGAGCGGCGATGACGTGATCGGCCTTCTCGATGCCCTGCGCGGTGTCGCTGAACGCCATGTGGCCGATGTGGAAAAACTGGTCAATACTTACCTGACCGTCAAGGATGAACTGGAACCCCTGCCCCGCCAGGAACTCCTCGAACGCGTGCGGGATGGCCTGGTCACGGTGCTGGATGTCCGGCCGCCCGAAGAATATGCCGCTGGACACGTTGCTGGCGCGATCAACGTTCCGCTCTCCGAGCTGGAAGATCACCTCATGGCGCTTAACCCTGACCAGGAAATTGTAGCCTATTGCCGTGGCCCGCACTGTGTACTCGCCTATGACGCCGTTGCGCGTTTAAGAGAGAGGGGTTTGAAGGCACGACGCCTGGAAGACGGTTACCCGGAATGGAAGACTGCTGGCCTGCCCGTCAAGACGGGCTCAAGCTGA
- a CDS encoding sigma-70 family RNA polymerase sigma factor, which produces MNSLTAVELDPSRWLEEYGDMLFRYALGRLNDTSHAEDMVQETLVAALQSRTSYSGLASEKTWLVGILKHKIVDFIRKQIRETTVDDISALYDATVENEMDNLFDARGHWVCPPRDWGNPDKDLYNHQFLEIFEACMRHLKPALAQVFTLRELSGLSNEEICNKLNITATNCSVMLYRARMGLRRCIDVQWPCDKTQDT; this is translated from the coding sequence GTGAACAGCCTCACTGCAGTAGAACTCGACCCCTCACGCTGGCTGGAGGAATACGGCGACATGCTGTTCCGCTACGCACTGGGCCGGCTCAACGATACAAGTCATGCGGAAGATATGGTGCAGGAAACCCTTGTGGCGGCGCTTCAGTCGCGTACGAGCTACTCAGGCCTGGCGTCAGAAAAAACCTGGCTCGTTGGTATCCTGAAGCACAAGATCGTTGACTTTATCCGCAAGCAAATACGGGAAACGACTGTTGATGATATAAGTGCATTGTACGATGCAACAGTGGAAAACGAGATGGACAACCTGTTTGACGCACGCGGTCACTGGGTCTGCCCACCCCGGGATTGGGGTAATCCGGACAAGGATCTGTATAACCACCAGTTCCTTGAAATTTTCGAAGCATGCATGCGTCATCTAAAACCCGCACTTGCACAGGTCTTCACGCTCAGGGAGCTCTCTGGCCTGTCAAATGAAGAAATCTGTAATAAACTCAACATCACCGCGACCAACTGTAGCGTCATGCTGTACCGCGCCCGTATGGGTCTCAGGCGTTGTATCGATGTACAGTGGCCCTGTGACAAGACCCAGGATACCTGA
- a CDS encoding ATP-binding protein, protein MNTDISIADIVVHLHPDATPECKGQIEEGLRAKDGVVSVHFNEEDHPHALVVAYNPEAVNSQSLLAEIRKCDEKAVMASF, encoded by the coding sequence ATGAATACTGACATTAGCATTGCTGACATTGTGGTTCACCTGCATCCTGATGCGACACCTGAGTGCAAAGGCCAGATCGAGGAAGGACTGAGGGCAAAAGACGGTGTGGTCTCGGTACATTTTAACGAGGAAGACCATCCGCATGCCCTGGTAGTAGCGTATAACCCCGAGGCAGTTAACTCGCAATCATTACTCGCGGAGATCAGGAAGTGTGACGAGAAAGCAGTCATGGCAAGCTTCTAG
- a CDS encoding lipid A deacylase LpxR family protein: protein MKRLTPSPRHVMYKMFLTGSACLGLIFIASGSVFSNAAASNGAGNSSYRFEFINDFYFGTDQEVSGSWSIQKHTAVADSWDKLEDVPGVVRRFGAAIPTLTADGRVYRTSFALGQITQTPVDLKRRDLIKEDVPYAGALVFSASWYGFNDKEFSGFELVGGVVGPASLAEQAQKGTHKLIGITSPRGWDNQLENEPIINVNYMRKRKLSHVGNPAGLSFDSAINGNVCLGNLTTRVSTSVEMRFGRNMPGGFVYIPESAGFGMNYKGTLKLPNPHKAALYGSLVLRGTGVLHDIFLDGNTFRDSHSVDKKDLVGLAIVGLHYQRANWSASFNLMFPTDTVDTSRATEVEGRGELGALSIEWKL, encoded by the coding sequence ATGAAACGGCTTACACCGTCGCCACGGCATGTGATGTATAAAATGTTCCTGACAGGATCGGCTTGCCTGGGCCTGATTTTTATCGCATCAGGATCTGTATTCAGTAATGCGGCTGCATCGAATGGAGCCGGAAATTCTTCTTACCGTTTTGAATTTATCAATGATTTCTATTTTGGAACCGATCAGGAAGTGTCCGGATCGTGGTCGATTCAGAAGCATACGGCGGTGGCCGATAGTTGGGACAAACTGGAAGATGTTCCTGGTGTTGTCAGACGGTTTGGGGCAGCGATACCGACACTGACTGCCGATGGAAGGGTATATCGCACGAGTTTCGCGCTTGGCCAGATTACACAAACCCCTGTCGACCTGAAGCGGCGAGACCTTATCAAGGAAGACGTACCTTATGCAGGAGCGCTGGTGTTCTCTGCAAGCTGGTATGGCTTTAACGATAAGGAGTTCAGTGGCTTCGAGTTGGTCGGAGGGGTCGTTGGGCCTGCATCACTGGCCGAGCAGGCACAGAAAGGCACTCACAAGCTTATCGGTATTACCAGCCCCAGGGGCTGGGATAACCAGCTCGAGAATGAACCAATTATTAATGTAAATTATATGCGCAAGCGGAAGCTGTCACATGTTGGTAATCCTGCGGGTCTGTCGTTTGACTCGGCAATTAACGGTAATGTCTGCCTGGGCAACCTGACGACCCGGGTGAGTACTTCCGTCGAAATGCGGTTTGGTCGTAATATGCCCGGAGGGTTTGTCTATATTCCTGAATCCGCAGGTTTTGGAATGAACTATAAAGGTACATTGAAATTGCCGAACCCACACAAGGCGGCTTTATACGGCTCGCTCGTTCTACGTGGCACAGGTGTCTTGCATGACATCTTTCTGGACGGTAATACGTTCAGGGATAGCCACAGTGTTGACAAGAAAGATCTTGTTGGCCTGGCCATAGTTGGCCTGCACTACCAGAGAGCAAACTGGTCGGCGAGTTTTAATCTAATGTTCCCGACGGATACCGTTGATACAAGTCGCGCTACGGAGGTTGAAGGGCGGGGCGAGCTGGGCGCTTTAAGCATAGAGTGGAAGCTGTAG
- a CDS encoding sterol desaturase family protein codes for MNLNDFIMANEVPIRLGFFLGIFAVMALWEMISPRRQLKTSKAVRWANNLGLVFFNSFILRLVFPAAAVGMAVFAREQGWGLFNYIDAPFWVAVLASVVVMDFFIWLQHVMVHAVPLLWRFHRVHHADLDYDVTTGARFHTLEILLSMLIKFAVIMLLGPPIVAVVVFEVLLNATAMFNHGNVRLPETVDRFLRLIVVTPDMHRVHHSVEDDETNSNFGFNLPWWDRLFGTYRAQPRAGHEGMTIGIRTFRDDKWCSWLPGMLAIPFVGKVQGYAINRREWKDNHE; via the coding sequence ATGAATCTGAACGATTTCATTATGGCCAACGAAGTACCGATCCGGCTGGGTTTCTTTCTCGGCATCTTCGCGGTCATGGCGTTGTGGGAAATGATCTCACCTCGTCGGCAGTTGAAGACGTCCAAAGCTGTGCGCTGGGCCAATAACCTGGGGCTGGTTTTTTTCAACAGCTTTATCCTGCGTCTGGTGTTCCCTGCGGCGGCAGTAGGCATGGCGGTGTTTGCCCGTGAGCAGGGCTGGGGTCTGTTCAACTATATCGATGCCCCTTTCTGGGTGGCCGTGCTGGCTTCCGTGGTGGTGATGGATTTCTTTATCTGGTTACAGCATGTGATGGTGCATGCCGTCCCGCTGCTGTGGCGTTTCCACCGCGTACATCATGCCGACCTGGATTATGACGTCACCACAGGTGCACGCTTCCATACCCTCGAAATACTGCTCTCCATGCTTATCAAGTTTGCCGTGATCATGCTACTGGGACCGCCGATCGTGGCTGTCGTCGTTTTTGAAGTGCTGTTGAACGCCACCGCCATGTTTAATCACGGTAATGTGCGCCTTCCTGAAACAGTTGATCGTTTTCTTCGGCTTATCGTTGTTACACCGGACATGCATCGCGTACATCATTCTGTCGAAGACGATGAAACCAACAGTAATTTCGGTTTCAACCTGCCCTGGTGGGACCGTTTGTTCGGCACTTACCGCGCTCAGCCACGTGCCGGGCATGAAGGTATGACGATTGGCATCCGTACCTTCCGCGATGACAAGTGGTGCAGCTGGCTGCCGGGTATGCTGGCGATTCCCTTTGTGGGCAAGGTACAGGGTTACGCAATCAATCGCCGCGAATGGAAAGACAATCATGAATAA
- a CDS encoding cytochrome P460 family protein — MKLTRKGWRSVAFPLLTLLGAVTLYGCQTTMQTMGMGPPMGSSTDVADSQDLWKALQSAHLVGPQAEKSSPYMGTPPHGKVLETLHQQISVNGHSGIAIVKRNYNGPDVSISNVDANRAKYLKAVTVMFKREAGYDPEDKDWFWAKYTPDGGLHVKEKMGMKIKLAGRVAKGKPEGCISCHRGAPGGDFVFANGIQVR; from the coding sequence ATGAAACTGACACGAAAAGGTTGGCGCAGCGTCGCATTCCCGTTATTAACGTTACTCGGCGCTGTCACGCTGTACGGATGCCAGACGACGATGCAAACCATGGGAATGGGCCCACCAATGGGTTCTTCGACAGATGTTGCCGATTCACAAGATTTGTGGAAAGCACTGCAAAGCGCGCATCTGGTCGGGCCACAAGCTGAAAAATCAAGCCCTTACATGGGTACTCCTCCTCACGGTAAAGTGCTGGAAACCTTACATCAACAGATCAGTGTGAACGGCCATAGCGGAATAGCTATCGTAAAGCGAAACTATAATGGCCCTGACGTCTCGATCAGCAACGTCGATGCCAATCGCGCCAAATACCTGAAAGCGGTAACGGTAATGTTCAAGCGCGAAGCCGGTTACGACCCCGAAGACAAGGACTGGTTCTGGGCAAAATACACACCGGATGGCGGCCTGCACGTGAAAGAAAAAATGGGCATGAAGATCAAGCTGGCCGGTCGTGTCGCGAAAGGTAAACCCGAAGGCTGCATCAGTTGTCATCGGGGTGCGCCAGGCGGTGACTTTGTCTTTGCCAACGGCATTCAGGTCCGCTAG
- a CDS encoding VTT domain-containing protein, with product MNNNHLMRIALFVGLVAAITLAVIYRDRFDGAALEAWVHDAGPVAPLLFMLAYALAAVLFLPGSVLTLAGGALFGPVLGTVYNLAGATLGATLAFLIARYLASDWVAEKAGGRVKQLINGVEGEGWRFVAFVRLVPLFPFNLLNYALGLTRLRLSHYILATAVFMLPAAVAFTYLGYAGREAVAGGEGMIQKGLMALALLAVVAFLPRLIASLRSGPMIDTETFKQMRDTRKDLLVLDVRTAGDFVGEQGHIEGAVNIPVEELEQRMDELGDYLERPVAIVCRTDKRSAKAELLLAEEGFADVHVVRGGMTKWIDAGLPVV from the coding sequence ATGAATAACAATCACCTTATGCGCATTGCCCTGTTTGTCGGGCTTGTTGCTGCGATTACACTGGCCGTAATTTACCGCGACCGCTTCGATGGCGCAGCACTGGAGGCCTGGGTGCATGACGCCGGGCCGGTAGCACCTTTGTTGTTCATGCTGGCTTACGCGCTGGCTGCTGTGCTGTTTCTTCCCGGCTCGGTGCTTACCCTGGCGGGTGGCGCATTATTTGGTCCTGTACTGGGTACGGTTTATAACCTGGCAGGCGCCACCCTCGGTGCTACCCTGGCCTTTCTGATTGCACGTTACCTGGCTTCGGACTGGGTGGCTGAAAAAGCTGGCGGTCGAGTGAAACAGTTGATCAACGGCGTTGAAGGCGAGGGCTGGCGGTTTGTTGCCTTTGTGCGCCTGGTGCCTTTATTCCCGTTCAACCTGTTGAATTACGCACTGGGCCTTACGCGGTTGCGATTGTCACATTACATCCTGGCGACGGCCGTGTTTATGTTGCCGGCCGCGGTTGCCTTCACCTACCTGGGTTATGCCGGGCGTGAAGCCGTTGCCGGGGGCGAGGGAATGATCCAGAAAGGCCTCATGGCACTGGCCTTGCTGGCCGTCGTTGCATTTTTACCGCGCCTGATTGCCAGTTTGCGCAGTGGTCCCATGATCGACACAGAAACCTTCAAACAGATGCGTGATACCCGCAAGGATTTGCTGGTACTCGACGTGCGGACCGCCGGTGATTTTGTCGGTGAGCAAGGTCATATCGAGGGGGCCGTCAATATCCCGGTCGAAGAACTTGAACAGCGTATGGATGAACTGGGTGATTACCTTGAGCGCCCGGTCGCCATTGTATGCCGAACCGACAAACGTTCCGCAAAGGCGGAACTGCTGTTGGCAGAGGAAGGCTTTGCTGACGTGCACGTGGTGCGCGGAGGCATGACAAAGTGGATAGATGCAGGCCTGCCCGTGGTTTGA
- a CDS encoding zf-HC2 domain-containing protein has translation MKLSCKDICFMVSESHDRKLTLRERISVKTHLLMCNACKRMARQLELLRAASQRYGSADKEGTSRPERQTLSKEASARILSRLRDNTNDHANDD, from the coding sequence ATGAAGCTGTCCTGCAAAGACATATGTTTTATGGTGTCGGAATCGCATGACCGTAAGCTCACGCTACGTGAACGGATCAGCGTGAAAACCCATCTTCTCATGTGTAATGCCTGTAAACGTATGGCGCGGCAGCTGGAACTGTTACGTGCCGCGTCGCAACGCTACGGATCTGCTGATAAAGAAGGTACATCCCGTCCAGAACGTCAGACACTGTCAAAAGAAGCCAGCGCCCGCATACTTTCACGACTACGTGACAATACTAATGATCATGCCAACGACGATTAG